The [Clostridium] scindens ATCC 35704 nucleotide sequence ACAGATTCTTATCAACCCACTGCACCTTGCCACCTTATATACTTCCATCCTCAATGACGGCAATGTGATCCGGCCTTATCTCACCTACAGCGAGACGCCAAAGAGCGAAGTATGGATATCCCAGGCGTTTTCATCCGACGCGGCCTCCAGAGTGAAGACTGCGCTTGAAAAGGTGGTCAATACCCCGGAAGGAACCGGGTACGGGGCGCACAGGGAAGATATCGCATTGGCGGGCAAGACGGGAACTGCCGAGATCAAGGCAGACCAGAACGATACGACGGGCACGGAACTTGGATGGTTCGGCGTATTTACAGAAGATGCCGCCGCACAGAAGCCAGTACTTCTTATGAGCATGGTGGAGGATGTAAAGGACCGGGGCGGAAGCGGCTACGTAGTGGATAAGAGCGCGGCCATCCTGCAGGGATATCTTCCATAATAAATATTTATTTATGAAGTAGGACGAAACTCCGGAACATATATTATCAATAAAGGCATATGTTCTGGAGTTTATCATATGAAGGAAGAGAAAAAAAGAAAATGGAAGAACCGAAGCGTTCTGGCATTGGTGCTGACGGTGGCCCTGGCAGGGTCGTACAAATATATATCCGGATATGTAACGGTCTCCAGCAATGTAAACGGAAGAGAATTGCCCATCTATTCGGTGGAGACAAAGGAGAAGAAGGTTGCCCTTTCATTCGATGCCGCTTGGGGCAATGATGATACGCAGAAGATTCTGGAGATATTGAAAAAGCATGGACTACACGTGACCTTCTTCATGACTGGAGGCTGGGTGGAAAAGTATCCGGAGGATGTAAAGGCAATCCAGGCAGCAGGCCATGATCTTGGAAACCATAGCGAGAATCATAAGAACATGGCACAGTTATCTGTAGAGGAACAGAAGACAGAAATCATGACGGTCCATGAAAAGGTAAAGCAGTTGACCGGAGTGGATATGCAGCTGTTCCGTCCGCCTTACGGAGAATACAATGACAATCTGGTCCTGACAGCGAAGGACTGTGGATATTTTCCGGTAGAATGGTCGGTTGACAGTTTGGACTGGAAGGATTATGGTGTAAACAGCATCCTCGATATGGTGCTAAAGAACAAAGAATTAAGGAACGGGGCCATCATCCTTTGTCATAACGGTGCGAAATATACTTCGGACGCGTTAGAGCAGCTGATTATCGGACTAGAAGACAAGGGCTATCAGATCGTTCCAGTATCCCAACTGATTTATAAAGATAATTACCATATGGATGTGACGGGACGACAGATAAAGGACTAGTGTACGGTATGCCTGGGCATACAGGAAGGAGAAACGATACATGGAGTATATGACCATCATAGTAATGATCCTGTTTGGAATTGCCTATGCCTGCCTGCGGGAACGGGACAGGAGCCGGGCTTTGGCGTGCAAAGCCCTTGCCACTTCCATGGCGGTTACCGCAGGCCTGTACGGCGCAGTGCAAAGTCAGGATACCGCCGGATGGCTGATTGTGGCTGGGCTCGTATTATGCATGATTGCCGATGTAGTGCTGGAGATAAGGATGGTGGGAGGGATCGGCATATTCGGGACAGGACACCTGTGCTTTATCGCCGCCTTTTGGCTCAAGTCCCCTCCCACTCCAGGCACGCTGCTGCTTTTCCTGGCCATATATGTGGCTGTCATAGGAATGTTCCGGCATGAGATTGCGGGCCTGGATGAACTTAAGGTTCCGGCGTTTCTTTATATGGCGGTTCTGGGATTCATGGTATCGATGGCCGTGACGTCGGGCTGGCCCACAGGTGGCAGGGAGGGTGCGTTTCTGATGGCAGGGGCATTTCTGTTCCTGGCATCGGATTGTATGATCGCGTGGCGCACGGTGAAGGATATCCGGCAGAACGCTTACGGAGCCATCCTGCTTATCCTTTATTACGCAGCCGTATATCTGATTGGAAGCGCGTCCTGGATCTGATTGTGGATTATATGCAAAAAAATTGATGGTCCACGCCCTAATTTCTCTGATT carries:
- a CDS encoding polysaccharide deacetylase family protein, whose translation is MKEEKKRKWKNRSVLALVLTVALAGSYKYISGYVTVSSNVNGRELPIYSVETKEKKVALSFDAAWGNDDTQKILEILKKHGLHVTFFMTGGWVEKYPEDVKAIQAAGHDLGNHSENHKNMAQLSVEEQKTEIMTVHEKVKQLTGVDMQLFRPPYGEYNDNLVLTAKDCGYFPVEWSVDSLDWKDYGVNSILDMVLKNKELRNGAIILCHNGAKYTSDALEQLIIGLEDKGYQIVPVSQLIYKDNYHMDVTGRQIKD
- a CDS encoding lysoplasmalogenase; this encodes MEYMTIIVMILFGIAYACLRERDRSRALACKALATSMAVTAGLYGAVQSQDTAGWLIVAGLVLCMIADVVLEIRMVGGIGIFGTGHLCFIAAFWLKSPPTPGTLLLFLAIYVAVIGMFRHEIAGLDELKVPAFLYMAVLGFMVSMAVTSGWPTGGREGAFLMAGAFLFLASDCMIAWRTVKDIRQNAYGAILLILYYAAVYLIGSASWI